A genome region from Gloeocapsa sp. PCC 73106 includes the following:
- a CDS encoding iron uptake porin produces MSKLFCQVLKTTPILLGVSLLTANSSLAAPETKPVSNEGQTLEQIEQYNNELGEPLSQVTSVSQLRDVSPGDWAFEALGTLVERYGCIVGFPDQTFRGNQPTTRYEFAAGLNACLQQMERLIAASEAVLREDIERLQLLMQEFEAELAALGARVDNLEGRVAFLEDHQFSTTTKLRGEVIMALGNAFGDNKANEGFGEGFRDEATGESVDDNTFFAYRARLEFDTSFNGRDSLLTRLQAANIPNLAEATGTDAADLSFAADSEGDVVIDLLHYQTPIGDNFRLHIIPSGGSFDDIADAKSPFFNDDGTGSISRFASRNPVVYRTGNAAIGLNWQIAEQFSVDMAYLAGSGANRPENNGGIFNGEYLAIGQFNWDPTETIGVAVTYGYGYQRPDEVNLSASTSSAQARNPFEDAGAQAHRFGLQATWRIAERFNIAGWAGGVLAEAQSGQFQDEGSAFIWNAAINFSVLDLLREGSNLGFAFGVPPTTGYRTPDSTTYFLEALYQYPLTENISITPGAYLIINPNENDGNDTIVVGTIRTTFRF; encoded by the coding sequence CAACGAAGGACAAACCCTCGAGCAAATCGAACAATATAACAACGAGCTCGGCGAACCTCTGTCCCAAGTAACCAGCGTTTCCCAACTGCGCGACGTATCTCCTGGAGACTGGGCTTTTGAAGCCCTAGGTACCTTAGTAGAACGCTACGGCTGTATCGTAGGATTTCCCGACCAAACCTTCCGTGGCAATCAGCCTACCACCAGATATGAATTTGCAGCCGGTTTAAACGCTTGTCTACAACAAATGGAACGCCTCATCGCTGCTAGCGAAGCAGTACTTAGAGAAGATATTGAAAGACTACAACTGCTGATGCAAGAATTCGAAGCAGAATTAGCAGCATTGGGAGCTCGTGTAGACAACCTAGAAGGTCGGGTAGCGTTCTTAGAAGATCACCAATTCTCTACCACCACCAAACTCCGCGGTGAGGTGATCATGGCCCTGGGTAACGCCTTTGGGGATAACAAAGCTAACGAGGGCTTTGGGGAGGGCTTTCGCGATGAAGCCACTGGGGAGAGCGTAGACGACAACACCTTTTTTGCCTACCGTGCTCGTTTGGAATTCGACACTAGCTTCAACGGTAGAGACAGCCTCCTAACCCGTCTCCAAGCCGCTAATATACCCAACCTCGCTGAAGCTACGGGAACCGACGCGGCCGATCTGAGTTTTGCTGCCGACAGTGAAGGAGATGTCGTTATCGACCTGTTACACTATCAAACTCCTATCGGTGATAATTTCCGCCTTCACATTATCCCATCAGGAGGCTCCTTCGATGATATCGCCGATGCTAAGAGTCCTTTCTTCAACGACGATGGAACCGGAAGTATCAGCCGTTTTGCTAGTCGTAACCCCGTTGTCTATCGTACTGGGAATGCTGCCATCGGTTTAAACTGGCAAATAGCCGAACAGTTTAGCGTAGACATGGCTTATTTAGCAGGTAGCGGTGCTAACAGACCTGAAAATAACGGTGGTATATTTAACGGTGAATATCTAGCTATCGGTCAGTTCAACTGGGATCCCACTGAAACCATTGGTGTCGCTGTAACCTACGGTTATGGCTATCAAAGACCAGATGAAGTTAATCTCTCGGCTAGCACCAGTAGCGCTCAAGCCAGAAATCCCTTTGAAGATGCAGGTGCTCAAGCCCATCGCTTTGGTTTACAAGCAACCTGGCGGATCGCTGAAAGATTTAATATAGCAGGTTGGGCCGGTGGAGTGCTCGCAGAAGCTCAAAGTGGTCAATTCCAAGACGAAGGAAGTGCCTTCATTTGGAACGCAGCAATCAATTTCTCTGTCTTAGACTTGTTGCGCGAAGGAAGTAACCTCGGTTTCGCTTTTGGTGTACCTCCAACTACAGGCTACAGAACCCCAGATTCCACAACCTACTTCTTAGAAGCTCTTTATCAGTATCCTCTGACGGAAAATATCAGTATTACTCCTGGAGCATACCTGATCATTAATCCTAACGAAAATGATGGTAACGACACGATTGTAGTAGGAACGATTCGCACCACCTTCAGAT